In the Thermodesulfovibrionales bacterium genome, one interval contains:
- the recA gene encoding recombinase RecA: MTNKDKMKALEMAISQIERSFGKGSIMKLGAADVAEGIQAIPTGSLTLDIATGIRGYPRGRVIEIYGPESSGKTTLALHAIAESQKAGGVAAFIDAEHALDIAYAGKLGVKVEDLLVSQPDTGEQALEVAEALVRSGAVDIIVIDSVAALVPKAEIEGDMGDSLPGLQARLMSQALRKLTAAISKSLTTVVFINQIRMKIGVMFGNPETTTGGNALKFYSSMRLDIRRIDNIKENQETIGGRVRVKVVKNKVAPPFKQAEFDIYFNEGISRVGELVDLGVEQGIVEKSGAWYSLNGTRIGQGRENVKEYLRNNPETAEAIQQKIFEHIRNRK; the protein is encoded by the coding sequence ATGACGAATAAGGACAAGATGAAAGCCCTGGAGATGGCAATCTCCCAGATCGAGCGGAGCTTTGGCAAAGGCTCGATCATGAAGCTTGGGGCGGCTGACGTCGCGGAAGGCATCCAGGCAATACCAACGGGCTCCCTGACACTTGACATAGCGACAGGCATTCGAGGGTACCCGAGAGGAAGGGTCATCGAGATCTATGGTCCTGAGTCATCGGGAAAGACGACCCTCGCCCTCCATGCGATCGCAGAGTCACAGAAGGCAGGTGGCGTGGCGGCGTTTATAGACGCTGAGCATGCCCTCGACATAGCCTATGCAGGCAAACTCGGCGTTAAGGTCGAGGATCTCCTCGTTTCCCAGCCCGATACCGGAGAGCAGGCACTCGAGGTGGCAGAGGCCCTTGTCCGGAGCGGCGCCGTCGACATCATTGTTATCGATTCCGTTGCCGCTCTGGTTCCAAAGGCAGAAATAGAGGGCGATATGGGCGATTCCCTGCCCGGCCTCCAGGCGCGCCTCATGAGCCAGGCCTTGAGAAAGCTTACCGCCGCAATATCGAAATCCCTCACAACGGTCGTATTCATCAACCAGATACGGATGAAGATCGGTGTAATGTTCGGTAATCCTGAGACGACTACGGGAGGAAATGCACTGAAGTTCTATTCTTCCATGCGCCTCGATATACGAAGGATTGACAATATCAAGGAAAACCAGGAGACCATAGGCGGCAGAGTGAGGGTAAAGGTCGTAAAGAACAAGGTCGCCCCTCCCTTTAAACAGGCCGAATTTGACATCTATTTTAACGAGGGGATATCACGGGTGGGAGAGCTTGTCGACCTCGGCGTTGAACAAGGGATCGTAGAAAAATCAGGCGCCTGGTATAGCCTGAACGGGACGAGGATCGGCCAGGGAAGGGAAAACGTGAAAGAATACCTGAGAAACAACCCTGAAACGGCTGAGGCCATTCAGCAGAAGATATTCGAACATATCAGGAACAGGAAATAA
- a CDS encoding ABC transporter permease has protein sequence MIEANAVYVLVAREFKKFVREKSRLISTIARPLIWLFLVGGGMSRLVGPGMAMGVTYMQFIFPGILGMTVLFSSIFSSISIIWDKEFGFMKEILVAPVSRFSIVIGKALSGTLISVIQAAIILALFPVLGIHLDVSAIVWTVLVSVLLSFCLSSFGIVIATFYESFESFSVIMNFIVMPMFFLSGAMYPVKMLPEILKIVARLNPFTYGIDALKHSVFGNLGVFDFSLLMDVSVLGITSVIFVAIAGSLFERKK, from the coding sequence TTGATAGAGGCTAATGCTGTCTACGTCCTCGTGGCGAGGGAATTCAAGAAATTTGTGCGGGAGAAGAGCAGACTCATCTCTACGATCGCAAGGCCGCTCATATGGCTCTTCCTCGTCGGAGGCGGCATGTCGAGACTCGTCGGACCGGGGATGGCGATGGGTGTCACGTACATGCAGTTCATATTCCCCGGCATCCTCGGAATGACGGTACTCTTCAGTTCGATATTCTCTTCCATCTCGATTATCTGGGACAAGGAATTCGGCTTCATGAAGGAGATCCTCGTTGCGCCCGTATCGCGGTTCTCCATCGTAATCGGAAAGGCGCTGAGCGGGACGCTCATCTCAGTCATCCAGGCCGCCATCATCCTCGCACTCTTCCCAGTTCTCGGCATTCATCTTGATGTTTCGGCAATTGTCTGGACCGTTCTCGTCTCTGTCCTCTTGTCGTTCTGTCTTTCGTCTTTCGGCATCGTCATCGCGACCTTTTATGAGAGCTTCGAGAGCTTCAGCGTCATCATGAATTTCATCGTCATGCCGATGTTCTTTCTTTCCGGGGCGATGTATCCCGTAAAGATGCTCCCGGAGATCTTAAAGATCGTGGCCCGTCTGAATCCCTTTACCTACGGCATCGATGCCCTGAAACACTCGGTCTTCGGGAACCTTGGGGTTTTCGATTTCTCGCTTCTTATGGACGTCAGTGTCCTCGGTATTACGTCGGTGATCTTTGTTGCGATTGCGGGGTCTCTCTTTGAACGGAAGAAATAG
- a CDS encoding regulatory protein RecX, giving the protein MKEHAPASPAPSEGTRENILKGRGAVGRSLSSPPSKGRERGLSPSFKKPSALQFAYRLLSYRGRSEKEMREKMKMKGYRESEIESAIGDLLSYGLLDDRKLASSLKRYAEESRKLSVSGTRNYLKGRGIPGEIIDETLKDSDERATAQKLIEKKIRFLHNYPTGEITRRLYAALYRKGYSMETIIEVLKPFRRKEDVL; this is encoded by the coding sequence ATGAAGGAACATGCTCCGGCATCTCCTGCTCCCTCTGAAGGCACAAGGGAGAATATTCTCAAGGGCCGAGGTGCTGTAGGACGATCGCTCTCTTCACCTCCGTCAAAGGGTCGCGAGAGAGGCCTTTCTCCATCCTTCAAAAAACCGTCGGCACTCCAGTTTGCATACCGGCTCCTGAGCTATCGGGGGAGAAGCGAAAAGGAGATGAGGGAAAAGATGAAGATGAAGGGGTACCGTGAATCCGAGATCGAATCGGCAATCGGCGATCTCCTCTCCTATGGTCTTCTGGACGACAGGAAACTCGCATCTTCTCTCAAGAGATACGCAGAGGAATCAAGAAAGCTCAGCGTTTCCGGCACAAGGAATTACTTGAAGGGGCGAGGGATACCCGGAGAGATCATTGACGAGACGCTCAAGGACAGCGATGAAAGGGCAACGGCGCAGAAACTGATAGAAAAGAAGATAAGATTCCTGCATAATTATCCCACCGGTGAGATCACGAGACGACTCTACGCTGCTCTTTACCGCAAGGGCTATTCCATGGAAACAATCATTGAGGTCTTAAAACCATTCAGGCGCAAGGAGGACGTTCTATGA
- a CDS encoding ATP-binding cassette domain-containing protein yields MSIIRVENVVKRFGNITAVNDISFEVEEGSIFGFLGPNGAGKTTTINILCTLLAPTSGKAFINGYDCSREPSKVRKSIGLVFQDSTLDKDLTAYENLMFHAFLYDVGKDERGERVKDALNFVGLYDRRNDLIKKFSGGMKRRLEVARGLIHRPKVLFLDEPTLGLDPQTRTNLWEFIVDLPRQHSVTVFMTTHYMEEAEVCDRIAIIDNGKIITMGTPDELKKTIGGDVIYLRTTDNEKARIEIERLFKVEVSEKDSELFLTTVKGDACIPEIIRAMGETVLSVRLQRPTLNDVFLKMTGKEIRGEDVSSSDTIKQAVRSYRRKLDRG; encoded by the coding sequence ATGTCCATCATCAGGGTCGAGAACGTCGTAAAGCGGTTTGGCAACATCACTGCGGTGAACGATATCTCTTTTGAGGTCGAAGAGGGTTCCATCTTCGGTTTTCTCGGCCCGAACGGAGCGGGGAAGACGACAACCATCAACATCCTCTGCACCTTGCTGGCTCCGACATCTGGAAAGGCCTTCATCAACGGCTATGACTGCTCAAGGGAGCCCTCAAAGGTAAGAAAGTCGATCGGCCTTGTTTTCCAGGATTCGACACTCGATAAAGACCTGACGGCCTATGAGAATCTGATGTTTCACGCCTTCCTCTATGATGTCGGGAAGGATGAGCGGGGGGAGCGAGTCAAGGATGCCCTTAATTTTGTGGGACTGTATGACAGAAGGAATGATCTCATCAAAAAATTTTCCGGAGGCATGAAAAGGCGGCTCGAGGTGGCGCGGGGGCTTATCCATAGACCGAAGGTGCTCTTCCTCGATGAGCCGACACTTGGTCTCGATCCGCAGACAAGGACGAATCTCTGGGAGTTCATTGTCGACCTCCCGAGACAACATAGCGTGACGGTCTTCATGACAACGCACTACATGGAAGAGGCTGAGGTCTGCGACAGAATCGCGATCATCGATAACGGCAAGATCATTACCATGGGAACGCCGGACGAACTGAAGAAGACCATCGGCGGCGATGTCATCTATCTCAGGACGACGGACAACGAAAAGGCCAGGATCGAGATCGAGAGGTTGTTTAAGGTGGAGGTCTCGGAGAAGGACAGTGAGCTCTTCCTCACGACAGTGAAAGGCGATGCATGCATACCTGAGATCATCAGGGCGATGGGGGAGACCGTGCTCTCTGTCAGGCTCCAGAGGCCGACGCTCAATGACGTCTTCCTGAAGATGACCGGCAAGGAGATCAGGGGCGAGGATGTCTCCTCTTCCGACACCATCAAACAGGCCGTCAGATCGTACCGGAGGAAACTTGATAGAGGCTAA
- a CDS encoding AarF/UbiB family protein — MAFFRLTRTYKSARRLQQVVNVFLKHGFGRFIDQIHLSKYIPFLKRLKSFGQWPVLRGPTIPERLRIAFGELGPTFIKLAQVLSSRPDLITAEYANEFKKLQDEVPPFPVSAAKRIIEEELRMPLSEIFQEFEDVPVAAASIAQVHYARLVDGSDVIVKIQRPRIEETIETDINILFALARLLDRYVPESRFFNPLGIVEEFSKTIRKELDFVNEARNCMRFKRNFETSLDVYIPRAYQELVTRKVLVMERVSGVRIDNIQKIEALGLDRQRLARVGVEAYFKMVLEDGFLHGDPHPGNMFVLPDGRISFVDFGIVGYVSADLMQTMGNTFLAFVHKDFDRLIDLYTELGYVPKDVDMDAFRRDFKSDLIDMLEPLYGLTLQQIDFAKYLDTFTHVALKHRLTIPSDLLLINKSLLILESIGRELDPHFDFFVAFEPYAAKLARKRYSPAQIYEKVSKHSLELSDFVVLFPKQMQQIMRKVLKDDFHIKMTHIGLEKFIMDMDRSSNRVSFGMIISAILISSAIMHATGVGPQVFGFSLLGVASFGLAFILGIWLIISIIRSGRL, encoded by the coding sequence GTGGCCTTCTTCAGATTGACGCGCACGTACAAATCTGCGCGGAGACTTCAACAGGTTGTCAACGTATTCCTGAAGCATGGTTTTGGCCGTTTCATAGACCAGATCCATCTCAGCAAGTATATTCCTTTCCTGAAGAGACTCAAGTCCTTCGGGCAGTGGCCTGTACTGAGAGGGCCGACCATCCCGGAACGGCTCAGAATCGCCTTTGGGGAGCTTGGCCCCACATTCATAAAGCTCGCCCAGGTCCTTTCCTCACGACCGGACCTCATCACCGCTGAGTATGCCAACGAATTCAAGAAGCTTCAGGATGAAGTTCCGCCCTTCCCTGTCAGCGCTGCAAAGCGTATCATCGAAGAAGAGCTCAGGATGCCGCTCTCCGAGATATTCCAAGAGTTCGAAGACGTACCGGTAGCGGCGGCTTCCATCGCCCAGGTCCATTATGCACGACTTGTCGATGGAAGCGACGTCATCGTCAAGATCCAGAGGCCGCGCATAGAAGAGACGATAGAGACGGACATCAATATCCTCTTTGCCCTTGCCCGTCTCCTCGACAGGTACGTTCCCGAGAGCAGGTTCTTCAACCCTCTCGGTATCGTTGAGGAGTTTTCGAAGACCATAAGGAAGGAGCTTGACTTTGTAAACGAAGCCAGGAACTGTATGAGGTTCAAAAGGAACTTCGAGACCAGTCTTGATGTCTACATCCCCCGCGCCTATCAGGAACTCGTCACAAGGAAGGTCCTTGTCATGGAGAGGGTCTCGGGGGTGAGAATTGACAACATTCAAAAGATTGAGGCCCTCGGCCTCGACCGGCAGAGACTCGCACGCGTGGGGGTCGAGGCCTACTTCAAGATGGTCCTGGAAGACGGTTTTCTCCACGGAGACCCTCATCCCGGCAACATGTTCGTCCTGCCCGACGGAAGGATCAGCTTTGTGGATTTTGGAATCGTCGGATACGTCTCAGCGGATTTGATGCAGACCATGGGGAACACCTTTCTCGCCTTCGTCCACAAGGACTTCGACCGGTTGATCGACCTGTATACGGAACTCGGCTACGTTCCCAAGGATGTGGATATGGATGCCTTCAGAAGAGACTTTAAGTCGGACCTCATCGACATGCTCGAACCCCTCTACGGTCTCACCCTTCAGCAGATAGACTTTGCGAAGTACCTCGATACCTTCACCCATGTCGCCCTCAAACACCGGCTTACGATACCCTCCGATCTCCTCCTTATCAACAAGTCTCTCCTCATCCTCGAAAGCATCGGCAGGGAGCTCGATCCCCATTTTGACTTCTTCGTCGCCTTCGAACCCTATGCTGCGAAACTTGCAAGAAAAAGGTACAGCCCTGCGCAGATCTATGAGAAGGTGAGCAAACACTCCCTTGAGCTGAGCGACTTTGTCGTCCTCTTTCCCAAGCAGATGCAGCAGATCATGCGGAAGGTCCTCAAGGACGACTTCCATATCAAGATGACCCATATCGGTCTCGAAAAATTCATCATGGATATGGACCGGTCGAGCAACAGGGTCTCCTTCGGCATGATCATCAGCGCCATCCTCATCAGCTCGGCCATTATGCACGCGACCGGAGTTGGGCCCCAGGTATTCGGCTTTTCTCTTCTCGGGGTCGCCAGCTTCGGCCTCGCCTTCATCCTCGGCATATGGCTCATCATTTCGATCATACGGTCGGGAAGGCTCTGA
- a CDS encoding type IV pilus twitching motility protein PilT: MEINDLLQTAMSYEASDLHIKVGSPPILRIAGELNPLPAEGRISQQDAMKMAFGVMSPGQREIFKKKNEIDLAYSVPGLGRFRCNIFIQRGTIGIVLRVIPMKIPTFEELYLPEVLKKLSLEDRGLILVTGTTGSGKSTTLAAMIDYINMNRTSNIITIEDPIEYLHRDKKSIVNQREIGSDTESFAKALRSALRQDPDVILVGEMRDFETIQTGLTAAETGHLVFSTLHTVDAAETVNRIIAVFPPYQHKQVRIQLSSVIKGIISMRLLPKSDGKGRVPAVEVLVATATIKDCILDPDKTKLLPDVIAQGRIHYGMQTFDQSVFSLYTSELVTYEEALRRASNPDDFILKVKGVHSTSDLTLESPLGTKQSGIEIERFNT; this comes from the coding sequence ATGGAAATAAACGACCTCCTTCAAACCGCAATGTCCTACGAGGCATCGGACCTCCATATCAAAGTCGGATCCCCGCCCATCCTGCGGATTGCAGGAGAACTGAATCCCTTGCCTGCTGAGGGGAGGATCTCGCAGCAGGACGCAATGAAGATGGCCTTCGGCGTCATGAGTCCCGGACAGAGGGAGATTTTTAAGAAGAAGAATGAAATCGACCTTGCTTACAGTGTGCCCGGACTTGGGAGATTCAGGTGCAACATCTTTATCCAGAGGGGAACGATCGGCATCGTGCTGAGGGTCATTCCGATGAAGATCCCAACCTTCGAAGAACTCTACCTTCCCGAGGTACTGAAGAAGCTGTCACTTGAAGACAGAGGTCTCATCCTTGTCACAGGAACAACGGGAAGCGGTAAGTCCACTACCCTCGCAGCGATGATCGACTATATCAACATGAACCGGACAAGCAATATCATCACCATCGAGGACCCTATCGAATACCTCCATAGGGACAAAAAGAGCATCGTGAATCAGAGGGAGATCGGAAGTGATACTGAATCCTTTGCAAAGGCATTGCGCTCTGCCCTGAGGCAGGACCCGGATGTGATCCTCGTCGGCGAGATGCGCGATTTTGAGACTATACAGACCGGCCTCACAGCTGCCGAGACCGGGCATCTCGTATTCAGCACGCTCCACACCGTTGACGCCGCGGAGACCGTCAACAGGATCATAGCGGTCTTCCCTCCCTATCAGCACAAGCAGGTGAGGATACAGTTGTCTTCCGTCATCAAGGGGATCATCTCGATGAGACTCTTGCCGAAGTCCGACGGAAAGGGCAGAGTACCTGCTGTTGAAGTCCTTGTCGCAACCGCAACGATCAAGGACTGCATCCTCGACCCTGACAAGACAAAACTCCTGCCCGATGTGATCGCACAGGGCAGGATCCACTACGGGATGCAGACCTTTGACCAGTCTGTCTTCTCCCTCTATACGTCGGAACTTGTAACCTATGAGGAGGCATTGAGGAGGGCATCGAACCCTGATGATTTTATCCTTAAAGTCAAGGGTGTCCATTCAACCAGTGACTTGACCCTCGAATCCCCGTTAGGGACCAAGCAGTCCGGGATAGAAATCGAAAGATTCAATACATGA
- the alaS gene encoding alanine--tRNA ligase: protein MKSAEIRSAFLEFFREKGHEPVRSSPLIPKGDPTLLFTNAGMVQFKSVFLGKETRPYKRAASCQKCMRAGGKHSDIENVGHTARHHTFFEMLGNFSFGDYFKRDAILFAWELLIERFRLPKERLWATVFENDDEAEKLWRELTGIPAERIVRLGAKDNFWQMGDTGPCGPCSEIIIDQGEGVGCGRPDCAVGCDCDRFLEIWNLVFMQFNRDEKGTLTPLPKPSIDTGMGLERVSAVLQGKLNNFDTDLFSPIISAITERTGVEYGRSVERDTSIRIIADHIRSIAFLLSEGLMPSNEGRGYVLRRIIRRASRHARLLGIEKPVLFQLIDSVSSAMGSVYPELPDETERSSRILMVEEERFERTLEQGMKIMDDLVGSLRKSGLKTIPGNELFKLYDTFGFPLDLARDIASDNGLMIDEEGFLKEMEIQRERARASWVGEEEGVASIYRELLSEVGKTEFIGYESLEGESVIRAILREGKVMKEASEGMEVEIFLDRTPFYGESGGQVGDTGEMTGQNFRALVLDTKKPLEGLHAHVVKIRKGLLRVWDKVECRVDAEKRRATMKNHTATHLLHEILRSVLGDHVKQAGSLVSPERLRFDFTHFSSLDDAEVATIETRLVEKVIENLPVVTSVSDIKTAIDSGATALFGEKYGEMVRVVSVPGFSSELCGGTHCKATGEIGFFVIVSEGSVASGIRRIEALTGREAFRFLKDKVAELRRINELLKTDKASARIERLLADMRTLEKELEAFKFKAAAKDSSSMIEKAKSIDGILVLSCRVDGLEQKDLRVLADNIRDRMRSGIICMASAKDGQASILTMVTRDLTDRFNAGEILKKVSALTQGRGGGKAEMAQGGTSNLEKLDSALESVYDIVEKSLQGADNRGNTQHGAGE, encoded by the coding sequence ATGAAAAGCGCCGAGATACGGTCTGCATTCCTTGAGTTCTTTCGCGAGAAGGGTCACGAGCCCGTAAGGAGTTCCCCGTTGATTCCCAAGGGCGACCCCACCCTTCTCTTCACCAACGCAGGTATGGTCCAGTTTAAGTCCGTCTTCCTCGGTAAAGAGACTCGCCCATACAAAAGGGCCGCCTCATGCCAGAAATGCATGAGGGCCGGAGGCAAACACAGCGACATAGAGAACGTGGGCCATACAGCCCGGCATCACACCTTCTTCGAGATGCTCGGGAATTTTTCCTTTGGCGACTATTTCAAGAGAGACGCCATTCTCTTTGCGTGGGAGCTTCTGATAGAGCGTTTCAGGCTGCCGAAAGAGAGGCTCTGGGCGACGGTCTTTGAGAATGACGATGAGGCGGAGAAACTCTGGAGAGAACTCACGGGCATTCCTGCGGAGCGCATCGTTCGGCTCGGCGCAAAGGACAACTTCTGGCAGATGGGCGACACAGGGCCCTGCGGACCATGTTCCGAGATTATCATCGATCAGGGAGAAGGCGTGGGCTGCGGCAGGCCTGACTGTGCCGTCGGATGCGACTGCGACAGGTTCCTCGAGATCTGGAACCTTGTCTTCATGCAGTTCAACCGTGACGAAAAAGGGACCCTCACGCCCCTTCCAAAACCGAGCATTGACACCGGCATGGGACTCGAAAGGGTCTCGGCCGTCCTGCAGGGCAAACTCAACAACTTCGATACCGACCTCTTTTCACCGATCATTTCGGCCATTACTGAGCGTACGGGCGTGGAATACGGCAGGAGCGTCGAAAGGGATACTTCCATACGGATCATAGCAGACCACATCAGATCAATAGCGTTCCTGCTGTCAGAGGGACTCATGCCTTCCAACGAAGGGAGGGGGTACGTCCTGCGGCGGATCATCAGGAGGGCCTCACGTCATGCCCGTCTACTCGGCATCGAGAAGCCCGTTTTGTTTCAGTTGATTGACTCTGTATCGTCTGCCATGGGAAGTGTCTACCCCGAACTGCCTGACGAAACAGAACGTTCATCGAGGATCCTCATGGTCGAGGAGGAGCGTTTCGAGAGGACCCTTGAACAGGGTATGAAGATCATGGATGACCTCGTAGGCTCCCTCAGAAAATCGGGCCTGAAGACCATCCCAGGCAATGAGCTCTTTAAACTGTACGACACCTTCGGCTTTCCTCTTGACCTCGCCCGGGATATAGCCTCCGACAACGGCCTCATGATCGACGAAGAGGGTTTCCTGAAGGAGATGGAGATACAGAGGGAGAGGGCGAGGGCTTCTTGGGTAGGCGAGGAAGAGGGTGTAGCATCGATATACCGGGAGCTTTTGTCGGAGGTCGGGAAGACTGAGTTCATCGGTTATGAATCCCTCGAAGGAGAATCCGTTATAAGGGCGATTCTGAGAGAAGGCAAGGTCATGAAAGAGGCGTCAGAGGGAATGGAGGTCGAGATATTCCTCGATAGGACCCCTTTTTATGGGGAATCCGGCGGCCAGGTCGGAGATACGGGAGAGATGACGGGACAGAACTTCAGGGCCCTTGTCCTCGACACCAAGAAGCCCCTTGAGGGGCTCCACGCCCATGTCGTCAAGATCAGGAAGGGTCTCCTCCGTGTATGGGACAAGGTCGAATGCCGCGTCGATGCCGAAAAGAGAAGGGCAACCATGAAGAACCACACGGCAACCCATCTCCTCCATGAGATTCTCCGTTCCGTTCTCGGCGACCACGTAAAGCAGGCCGGGTCACTGGTATCTCCTGAGCGGCTGCGCTTCGATTTCACTCATTTCTCGTCCCTTGACGATGCTGAAGTGGCCACCATCGAGACCAGGCTCGTGGAGAAGGTCATCGAGAACCTGCCGGTTGTAACCTCTGTCTCGGATATCAAGACAGCCATAGATTCCGGTGCGACGGCACTCTTCGGGGAGAAGTATGGGGAGATGGTTCGCGTCGTGAGCGTTCCGGGTTTCAGTTCGGAACTCTGCGGAGGAACCCACTGCAAGGCGACGGGCGAGATAGGGTTTTTTGTCATCGTCTCTGAAGGCAGCGTTGCCTCAGGCATCAGGAGAATAGAGGCGTTGACCGGCAGGGAGGCTTTCCGGTTCCTGAAAGATAAGGTCGCTGAACTGAGGAGGATCAATGAACTCCTGAAGACCGACAAGGCTTCTGCCAGGATCGAGAGACTCCTCGCAGACATGAGGACACTTGAAAAGGAGTTGGAGGCCTTTAAGTTCAAGGCTGCTGCAAAAGACTCATCATCGATGATCGAGAAGGCTAAATCGATTGACGGGATCCTGGTCCTTTCCTGCAGGGTCGACGGTCTTGAACAGAAGGACCTTAGGGTCCTTGCGGACAACATCAGAGACAGGATGCGCTCGGGGATCATCTGTATGGCTTCGGCAAAAGATGGCCAGGCATCGATACTCACGATGGTCACGAGAGACCTGACAGACCGTTTCAATGCCGGAGAGATCCTCAAGAAGGTCTCAGCCCTGACACAAGGGAGAGGTGGCGGCAAGGCGGAAATGGCGCAAGGCGGCACGAGCAACCTTGAGAAACTGGACAGTGCGCTCGAATCAGTGTACGATATAGTTGAGAAAAGTTTACAGGGAGCAGACAACAGAGGTAATACGCAGCACGGAGCCGGAGAATGA
- a CDS encoding CinA family protein encodes MEVTDTELIEKIHTQFRGSGLSLSVAESCTGGYIAHLITKLPGASDFFDSSVVCYSPESKIKLLGVRRSLIRRFGAISEETARAMAIAIREKRGTDFSVSTTGNLGPNPAEDKKVGLVYMAIDWERETTSRGMIFAGTREEIKHSAALSVLQLLSEVVETWA; translated from the coding sequence ATGGAAGTTACTGACACAGAATTAATCGAAAAGATTCATACACAGTTTAGGGGTTCCGGCCTGAGTCTGAGTGTTGCAGAATCATGCACAGGCGGGTATATCGCTCATCTCATAACGAAGCTGCCGGGAGCTTCAGATTTCTTTGATTCTTCGGTAGTCTGCTATTCGCCGGAATCCAAGATAAAGCTCCTCGGTGTCAGGAGATCGCTCATAAGGCGCTTTGGGGCCATAAGTGAAGAGACGGCAAGGGCCATGGCAATTGCGATAAGGGAGAAGAGGGGAACGGATTTCTCGGTCTCCACAACCGGCAACCTCGGACCAAATCCTGCTGAGGACAAGAAAGTCGGCCTTGTATACATGGCCATCGACTGGGAAAGAGAGACGACTTCCAGGGGCATGATATTCGCTGGCACCAGGGAAGAGATCAAGCATTCGGCCGCTCTTTCCGTGCTCCAACTTCTCTCTGAGGTTGTCGAGACATGGGCGTGA
- the thpR gene encoding RNA 2',3'-cyclic phosphodiesterase, whose protein sequence is MGVRCFIAVALEEALKKNIANSIEDLKRVNADIKWVPPENLHITLKFIGHTPEDLIQKMKYRLAEISASFRPFSLGLSGVGLFPDARRPRVIWIDIHDFEGLRKLKESVEENIITLDVNREDRAFSPHLTIGRVRSPRGVNTLLTALEPLKERNFGIIEVRSFSLMKSELKPKGAEYTAIAEFKLAS, encoded by the coding sequence ATGGGCGTGAGATGCTTCATTGCCGTCGCTCTTGAGGAGGCCCTCAAGAAGAATATAGCAAACTCCATAGAAGACCTCAAAAGGGTTAATGCCGATATTAAGTGGGTCCCCCCAGAGAACCTTCATATAACCCTTAAATTTATAGGGCATACGCCTGAAGATCTCATTCAGAAGATGAAGTATAGGCTGGCCGAAATCTCCGCTTCTTTTAGACCATTTTCCCTTGGCCTTTCTGGAGTCGGTCTCTTCCCTGATGCAAGAAGGCCAAGGGTCATCTGGATAGACATCCATGATTTTGAAGGACTGAGAAAACTTAAAGAATCAGTTGAAGAAAATATTATAACTCTCGATGTTAATAGAGAAGATAGGGCATTCTCTCCTCATCTTACCATTGGTAGGGTAAGAAGTCCAAGGGGTGTGAACACCCTTCTCACTGCACTAGAACCACTGAAAGAGAGAAATTTTGGTATCATAGAAGTCCGATCATTTTCGCTTATGAAGAGTGAACTGAAGCCAAAGGGTGCTGAATATACAGCCATAGCAGAGTTCAAACTTGCATCGTGA
- a CDS encoding phasin family protein encodes MTVFDLMRNALLAGLGAQEKVKEFIDELVKKGELSESQGAKLVKEWTDKADKSTEQFSKSINDVVTKTLDMMSLPSKEDLSKLDQHVQSLSARVSKLEAAGGEAPKKG; translated from the coding sequence ATGACGGTCTTTGATCTCATGAGAAATGCATTGCTCGCAGGTCTTGGTGCGCAGGAGAAGGTAAAGGAATTCATCGATGAACTCGTCAAGAAAGGCGAACTCAGTGAATCACAGGGAGCGAAGCTCGTAAAGGAATGGACCGATAAGGCCGACAAGAGCACGGAACAGTTCTCGAAAAGTATCAATGATGTGGTGACAAAGACCCTGGACATGATGAGCCTTCCGAGCAAGGAAGACCTCTCGAAACTTGACCAGCATGTCCAGTCGTTGTCTGCACGTGTCAGCAAGTTGGAGGCTGCGGGAGGAGAAGCTCCGAAAAAAGGATAA